The genomic stretch TAGTCGGCGGGATTCACGTAGGTGCCGGCGTGCATGCCGCGCTTTGCCTTCCGGGCCTCGTTCTCCTGGGGCACGTAATCGGTGCCGTACTCCCGGTACGCCAGGGCATGTCCGCGCGACACCATCCAGGCGTTCACGTCCGTGCCGCCGACCCGGCACACGGCGACGGTGCGCCCGTAACGGTCGGTGTCCCGGCGCTGACACGTGACAGCCTGGCCTCCCAGCAGCCCGCGCAGCGCGGTGACTGCCTCCTGCCCGCAGGCGTAGGTTCGGCCAGCGCGGCGGCAGGTCTGCGCCGACTCGGGCGCATCGATGCCGTACAGGCGTACCCGCGTCCCGGCGATGTCCAGCGTGTCGCCGTCGATGACGGTGGCCGCGCCGGTCAGCGTGGCGCGTGGCGGGGTGGGGCGGCGCCCGACCGGTGAATCCGGGGTCTGCGCCAGCCACGCCACTCCGGCCCCGACGACCACGACCAGCAGCACCAGGCTCCAGCGCAGGGCACGGGTGCGGGCCTGGGTGCGCCGCCGGGCCTTCAGCGCCTCGCGGCTCACCGGGGGGCACGCCGCGGAGGCGCGTGCACGTGCACCTGCGCGGCCACACCCAGGGACACGGTCAGTGGGCGACCA from Deinococcus sp. AB2017081 encodes the following:
- a CDS encoding thermonuclease family protein, giving the protein MSREALKARRRTQARTRALRWSLVLLVVVVGAGVAWLAQTPDSPVGRRPTPPRATLTGAATVIDGDTLDIAGTRVRLYGIDAPESAQTCRRAGRTYACGQEAVTALRGLLGGQAVTCQRRDTDRYGRTVAVCRVGGTDVNAWMVSRGHALAYREYGTDYVPQENEARKAKRGMHAGTYVNPADYRSGDTTPATAAAPARRTPYASCAQARAAGRTPVLRGEGGYNVKLDGDGDGKMCE